The genome window GGGCTGCCTCCAGCGCGTTCTTGGCTCGATTGTCGCCCGCTCTGCTGAAAGCAGCCTGAAGCGCGGCTAAGAAGTCGCTAAGATTGACCGGTGGCACAGCGCGCCCGCTCAATGATTAGTGCTTCCGACGAACGACCGAGGAGGTTCCCGTGGATCCGAAACTGCTTGCCGCCTTGCAGACGCTCCACAAGCTCGACGAGTGGGTCGCCCTAGCGACCACGAAGAAGAACGGCGAGCCTCATGTCAAGCCGATGATGATGGGCTATGGCGATGGGGTGCTCCTCTTCAGCATGACGGGCAAGCAGGCGAAGCTCAACCTGCAGCGCGACCCGCGCGCCTGCGTCACCCTCTTTCGGCCGGGCGATTATGCGCATGTCGTCGTTTGGGGGACGATGGAACTGCGCGATGACGCCGAAGCGCAGGAGATGTGGAACACCCTAATCCGCACCGCTTTCGGCGAGGAGGGGCTCGCCCAGCGGCAGCGCACGCTGTCGATCGAAAACGGAACCTGCCTCGGCGTCTTCACCCCCCGCCGCTGGCGGATCTACGGCCTGGGCTAGCGAGCAAAATAGAGGACCAGCAGCGAAACCCCAATCCAAAGGACAACATCGATCAGCAGCGGCGCATCGCGAAGGAGTAGGTCGTCGGGGCTGCCGCCAAGGCCGCGCTGGTAAACGAGATAGAGGTAGCGAAACAGCCCATAGAGAACGAACGGGATCGTCAGCATCATGGCGTGGTTGGCAGGCAGGTTGCTTGCTGAGAAGGTGTAGAGCGAATAGGCGATCACGGTCGATGCGGTGACGACGGCGATCATCTGGTCAAGCAGCTGGGTGGTGTACGCTTCGAGCGTCTTCCGGTGGTTCGTCGCTCCGTCCTCGAGCAGCAGCAGTTCGTGACGGCGCTTGCACAAGCCGAGGAAGAGCGCGCCGAGGATGGTGCAGACGTACAGCCACGGGGAGACCGGAACGTCGATTGCAAAGGCGCCGCCGACGACGCGGAGC of Dehalococcoidia bacterium contains these proteins:
- a CDS encoding pyridoxamine 5'-phosphate oxidase family protein, which produces MDPKLLAALQTLHKLDEWVALATTKKNGEPHVKPMMMGYGDGVLLFSMTGKQAKLNLQRDPRACVTLFRPGDYAHVVVWGTMELRDDAEAQEMWNTLIRTAFGEEGLAQRQRTLSIENGTCLGVFTPRRWRIYGLG